The Streptomyces achromogenes genome window below encodes:
- a CDS encoding biotin transporter BioY — MSTAATAARPGQVLADLLPASRVRDLALVLGGAALTGLAAQISVPVPGSPVPVTGQTFAALLVGTTLGARRGVSSLAVYALAGLAGVPWFADGASGIGVSFGYILGMILATAVVGALARRGADRSVPRTAGAMLLGEAVIYAVGVPYLAYAADLSASQAIAVGLTPFLIGDAVKAALAMGLLPTAWKLVKR; from the coding sequence ATGAGCACCGCCGCCACCGCCGCACGCCCCGGACAGGTCCTCGCCGACCTGCTCCCGGCCTCCCGCGTCCGGGACCTCGCGCTCGTACTCGGCGGCGCCGCGCTGACCGGACTCGCCGCCCAGATCTCGGTTCCGGTCCCCGGCAGCCCCGTTCCGGTGACCGGCCAGACCTTCGCCGCGCTGCTCGTCGGCACGACCCTCGGCGCGCGTCGCGGAGTCTCCTCGCTCGCCGTCTACGCGCTGGCCGGCCTGGCCGGCGTGCCGTGGTTCGCCGACGGCGCCTCCGGCATCGGCGTCTCCTTCGGCTACATCCTCGGCATGATCCTCGCGACGGCCGTCGTGGGCGCGCTCGCCCGCCGCGGTGCCGACCGCTCCGTGCCGCGCACCGCCGGCGCGATGCTGCTGGGCGAGGCCGTCATCTACGCCGTCGGCGTCCCGTACCTGGCCTACGCGGCCGACCTCTCGGCCTCCCAGGCGATCGCGGTGGGCCTCACCCCCTTCCTGATCGGGGACGCGGTCAAGGCGGCCCTGGCGATGGGCCTGCTGCCGACGGCGTGGAAGCTCGTCAAGCGGTAG
- a CDS encoding putative leader peptide has translation MSALAQSRNLTSRRHVDLRRQGSATCRRPI, from the coding sequence ATGTCAGCCCTCGCCCAGTCCAGGAACCTCACGTCGCGTCGCCATGTCGACCTGCGACGCCAGGGCTCGGCCACCTGTCGCCGGCCGATCTGA